One Chitinophaga sp. H8 DNA window includes the following coding sequences:
- a CDS encoding GtrA family protein, whose translation MRTFILQIIDFFYKPFARVMPLQTFRYLACGGGNTMLDIFLYFICYNFILQKQMVHLPFVEMTPHIAALFMSLAVTFPTGFLLSKYIVFSESNLRGRIQLIRYFLLVGVCIILNYVFMKLFVDHFHFYPTIGKICTTAIVVCFSYLTQKKFTFKVKQVETLKKN comes from the coding sequence ATGAGGACTTTCATTCTTCAGATTATTGATTTCTTTTATAAACCGTTTGCCAGGGTAATGCCCCTGCAAACCTTCCGCTACCTGGCTTGCGGAGGCGGTAATACCATGCTGGATATCTTCCTCTATTTTATATGCTATAATTTCATTCTGCAAAAACAAATGGTACACCTGCCTTTTGTAGAAATGACCCCGCATATTGCCGCCCTGTTCATGTCATTAGCAGTCACCTTCCCTACCGGCTTTCTGCTCAGCAAATACATCGTTTTTTCAGAATCCAACCTCCGCGGAAGGATTCAGCTGATCCGGTATTTTCTGCTCGTAGGGGTATGTATTATACTCAATTACGTGTTTATGAAGCTGTTTGTAGATCATTTCCACTTCTATCCTACCATTGGCAAAATATGTACTACCGCCATTGTAGTATGCTTCAGCTACCTCACCCAAAAGAAATTCACCTTCAAAGTTAAGCAGGTAGAAACGTTGAAGAAAAACTGA
- a CDS encoding 3-deoxy-D-manno-octulosonic acid transferase: MIATGIYNGVIQLYKAAVLLAAGTGNEKARRWLAGRKGLLDHLRAANLGNAPVVWIHAASLGEFEQGRPVLEAIRQQYPHYKILLTFFSPSGYEVRKGYKNADYVYYLPLDTRRNAQEFLNIVRPQLAIFIKYEFWYHFLTALHARQIPTLLISGIFRKSQPFFKPWGGMFRQLLQQLTHIFVQNQVSRQYLEEINIRQVTMAGDTRFDRVWALQQEIVDIPLVTTFCGHQQVLVAGSTWEADEKLLAAWWQQQQRNCRLIIAPHEIHEAHIQTIMTLFPGAVRYTELAAGILPAADKAVLIVDNVGMLSALYRYATVTYVGGGFDREGIHNILEPATYSKPVVFGPIFDKFPEAQELLDLGGAFTVHTEAELEQQLQRLLHEADVCREAGDIAGKYVMDNKGATSKILAFIQEKRFLTRE; the protein is encoded by the coding sequence ATGATAGCTACAGGGATTTATAATGGCGTGATACAGTTGTACAAAGCGGCCGTACTGCTCGCGGCAGGGACTGGTAATGAGAAAGCCAGACGCTGGCTGGCAGGGCGTAAAGGCCTGTTGGACCACCTGCGTGCGGCCAACCTGGGGAACGCGCCGGTAGTATGGATCCATGCTGCTTCTCTGGGCGAATTTGAGCAGGGAAGGCCCGTATTGGAAGCTATCCGCCAGCAATATCCCCATTATAAAATTTTGTTAACTTTCTTTTCCCCCTCCGGCTACGAGGTGAGAAAGGGCTATAAAAATGCCGATTACGTTTATTATTTACCGTTGGATACCCGCCGGAATGCACAGGAATTCTTAAATATTGTGCGCCCGCAACTGGCCATCTTTATCAAATATGAGTTCTGGTATCATTTTCTGACAGCATTACATGCGCGTCAGATACCTACTTTACTTATTTCAGGGATTTTCCGGAAAAGCCAGCCTTTCTTTAAGCCATGGGGAGGGATGTTCCGGCAACTGCTGCAGCAGCTGACCCACATTTTTGTGCAGAATCAGGTATCCCGGCAATACCTGGAGGAGATCAATATCCGGCAGGTAACGATGGCGGGGGATACCCGTTTTGACCGGGTATGGGCCTTACAGCAGGAAATTGTGGATATCCCGCTGGTAACTACCTTCTGCGGCCATCAGCAGGTATTGGTAGCCGGCAGTACCTGGGAAGCAGATGAAAAGCTGCTGGCCGCCTGGTGGCAGCAGCAACAGCGGAACTGCCGGTTGATCATTGCCCCCCATGAAATACATGAGGCACATATTCAGACGATCATGACGCTGTTTCCCGGCGCTGTAAGATATACGGAACTGGCCGCTGGTATATTGCCAGCCGCCGATAAAGCGGTATTGATTGTGGATAATGTGGGGATGCTTTCAGCGCTGTACCGGTATGCTACCGTAACTTATGTAGGCGGTGGGTTTGACCGGGAAGGGATCCATAATATTCTCGAACCGGCTACCTATAGCAAGCCGGTGGTATTCGGGCCTATCTTCGATAAATTTCCGGAAGCACAGGAACTATTGGATCTGGGCGGTGCCTTTACCGTACATACGGAAGCGGAGCTGGAGCAGCAGTTGCAACGGTTGCTGCATGAAGCGGACGTATGCCGGGAGGCCGGCGATATTGCTGGTAAATATGTGATGGATAATAAAGGGGCTACCAGTAAAATACTGGCCTTTATTCAGGAAAAGCGTTTTTTAACCAGGGAATAG
- a CDS encoding helix-turn-helix domain-containing protein: MAKKRITATEEVPVFHEILAGTPDESKLFVSLAMAIQARIHEMLAQRGWQQKDLAEKMHKSEAEISKLLSGTHNHTIRSLAKLHAAFGAPVINTSSNGQKNEQQTTVTYIQKHPAYSTKIYKPVAALSKARTSPKVIYMNNDPGDKITAV; this comes from the coding sequence ATGGCTAAGAAACGTATTACAGCAACAGAAGAGGTTCCCGTATTTCATGAAATACTGGCAGGCACTCCTGATGAAAGTAAGCTTTTTGTATCATTGGCAATGGCTATACAGGCACGTATACATGAGATGCTTGCACAAAGAGGTTGGCAACAGAAAGATCTTGCAGAGAAAATGCATAAAAGTGAAGCAGAGATTTCCAAGCTCCTGTCCGGAACTCATAATCACACCATCCGCTCCCTGGCTAAACTACATGCTGCATTTGGAGCACCTGTTATAAACACTAGCTCAAACGGGCAAAAAAATGAGCAACAAACTACCGTAACTTATATACAAAAGCATCCTGCTTACTCAACAAAAATATATAAACCTGTCGCAGCTTTATCAAAAGCACGTACTTCTCCTAAAGTCATTTATATGAATAATGATCCGGGAGACAAAATAACAGCAGTATGA
- a CDS encoding heme exporter protein CcmB produces MKQFNPIQQTLTLVKKDLVLELRQKYAFYGVLLYIVSTVFVINLMIDRPEEKMWNAMFWVILLFVCVNAVAKSFLQENRGRLLNFYSLVHPRCFIAAKLIYNILLMSLMSVIALVCSVIFLGNPIISMGYFFGVVLLGGVSLSILFTMLAAIAAQANQNAALMAIMGFPLIMPLLMLLANISRSAFITVYQPGLPKMFFLLGGLDLLIIALAMILFPFLWKD; encoded by the coding sequence ATGAAACAATTCAATCCGATACAGCAAACACTGACCCTGGTGAAGAAAGACCTGGTACTGGAATTACGCCAGAAATATGCATTTTATGGGGTATTGCTGTACATTGTTTCCACGGTATTTGTGATTAACCTGATGATTGACCGGCCGGAGGAGAAGATGTGGAATGCCATGTTCTGGGTGATCCTGCTTTTTGTGTGCGTAAATGCGGTAGCCAAGAGTTTTTTGCAGGAAAACAGGGGGCGGTTGCTCAATTTTTATTCGTTGGTACATCCGCGTTGCTTCATAGCAGCCAAGCTGATTTATAATATCCTGCTCATGTCGCTCATGAGTGTGATTGCATTGGTGTGCAGTGTGATATTCCTGGGAAACCCTATTATCAGTATGGGGTATTTCTTTGGTGTAGTGTTGCTGGGAGGCGTGAGTTTGTCTATCCTGTTTACCATGCTGGCGGCCATCGCCGCCCAGGCCAACCAGAATGCGGCATTGATGGCTATCATGGGATTTCCGCTGATCATGCCCCTGCTGATGCTGCTGGCCAATATCTCCCGTTCGGCCTTTATTACGGTGTATCAGCCCGGACTGCCCAAAATGTTCTTCCTCCTGGGAGGGCTGGACTTATTGATCATTGCCCTGGCAATGATCCTGTTTCCTTTTCTCTGGAAGGATTAA
- the rfbB gene encoding dTDP-glucose 4,6-dehydratase: protein MKRKILITGGAGFIGSHVVRLFVNKYPEYQVINLDALTYAGNLENLLDVKDKPNYTFEKGDITDEAFIDQLFEQYQFDGVIHLAAESHVDRSIMDPLAFIKTNVLGTAVLLNACKRLWKDNTEGKRFYHVSTDEVYGSLGEEGLFTEKTAYDPRSPYSASKASSDHFVMAYYHTYHLPVVMSNCSNNYGSHHFPEKLIPLAIYNIRNNKPVPVYGKGENIRDWLWVDDHARAIDTIFHQGRTGETYNIGGINEWKNIDLIRLLCTIMDKKLGRTPGTSAQLITFVKDRAGHDLRYAIDATKLNQELGWQPSLQFEEGLEKTVDWYLANEEWLQHVTSGAYQHYYEQQYQTR from the coding sequence ATGAAACGTAAAATACTGATTACCGGTGGTGCAGGCTTTATAGGCTCTCATGTGGTGCGGTTATTTGTAAATAAATATCCGGAATACCAGGTGATTAACCTGGATGCACTTACCTATGCCGGTAATCTTGAAAACCTGCTGGATGTAAAAGATAAACCTAACTATACCTTTGAAAAAGGAGATATTACGGATGAAGCTTTTATAGACCAGCTGTTTGAACAATATCAGTTCGACGGTGTGATCCACCTGGCGGCAGAAAGCCATGTAGACCGCTCTATCATGGACCCGCTGGCATTTATCAAAACCAATGTGCTGGGCACAGCGGTGTTACTGAATGCCTGCAAAAGACTATGGAAGGATAATACAGAAGGGAAACGGTTCTATCATGTATCTACGGATGAAGTGTATGGATCATTGGGAGAAGAAGGTTTATTTACGGAAAAAACAGCGTATGATCCCCGCTCTCCTTACTCTGCTTCCAAAGCCAGTTCTGATCATTTTGTAATGGCGTACTATCATACGTACCATCTGCCAGTGGTCATGTCTAATTGCTCCAACAATTATGGCTCCCATCACTTCCCTGAAAAACTGATACCACTCGCGATTTATAATATCAGGAATAATAAACCCGTACCGGTATACGGCAAAGGGGAAAACATACGCGACTGGCTATGGGTAGACGATCATGCCCGGGCTATCGATACCATATTTCACCAGGGACGCACCGGAGAAACCTACAATATCGGTGGCATCAATGAATGGAAAAACATTGACCTGATCCGGTTGTTATGTACCATCATGGATAAAAAACTGGGCCGTACACCAGGCACCTCCGCACAACTGATCACCTTCGTGAAAGACCGTGCCGGACACGACCTCCGCTATGCTATTGATGCTACCAAACTCAATCAGGAACTGGGCTGGCAACCTTCCCTTCAATTTGAAGAAGGACTGGAAAAAACAGTAGACTGGTACCTGGCCAATGAAGAATGGCTGCAACATGTTACCAGCGGAGCTTATCAGCATTATTACGAACAACAATATCAAACAAGATAG
- a CDS encoding UDP-glucose dehydrogenase family protein: MKITVVGTGYVGLVTGTCFAETGNEVTCVDIDVNKVNKLSNGQVTIYEPGLEKLFERNLKEGRLHFTTNLAEGIKDAQVIFLALPTPPGADGAADLSFVLKVAEQLGKIMTDYKVIVDKSTVPVGTADKVRAAIAQNCKTEFDVVSNPEFLREGVAVDDFMKPDRVVIGTGSERARKVMGELYAPYVRQGNPILYMDEKSAELTKYAANSFLATKISFMNEIAILCEKLGADVDMVRRGIGSDDRIGKRFLFPGIGYGGSCFPKDVQALVKSSADAAYDFKILNAVMDVNEKQKLFLLPKIKSYFKDGLKGKHFALWGLAFKPNTDDIREAPALYIIDALVAEGATVSVFDPEAMAPVRQVVGDKVTYAEHQYTCLDNADALIIATEWSVFRTPDFDKIAHTLKNKAIFDGRNLFEVERMQELGFHYESVGRTASKL, from the coding sequence ATGAAAATTACAGTTGTAGGCACCGGTTACGTAGGACTGGTTACCGGCACTTGCTTTGCCGAAACAGGTAATGAAGTTACCTGTGTAGATATTGATGTAAATAAAGTCAATAAACTATCCAATGGCCAGGTCACTATTTACGAACCGGGTCTGGAAAAATTATTTGAACGGAACCTCAAAGAAGGTCGTTTGCATTTTACCACCAATCTGGCAGAAGGTATCAAAGATGCCCAGGTGATCTTCCTGGCACTGCCTACACCTCCTGGTGCCGATGGCGCTGCTGACCTCTCTTTTGTACTGAAAGTGGCGGAACAGCTGGGTAAAATAATGACGGATTACAAAGTAATTGTAGATAAAAGCACCGTTCCCGTAGGCACTGCCGATAAGGTACGGGCCGCCATTGCGCAAAACTGCAAAACTGAATTTGATGTGGTATCTAACCCCGAGTTCCTCAGGGAAGGGGTGGCCGTAGATGATTTCATGAAGCCCGACCGCGTAGTGATTGGTACAGGCTCTGAAAGGGCGCGTAAAGTAATGGGAGAATTATATGCACCCTATGTAAGGCAGGGTAACCCTATTCTTTACATGGATGAAAAATCAGCAGAGCTGACCAAGTATGCGGCCAACTCTTTCCTGGCTACCAAAATTTCGTTCATGAATGAGATCGCCATTTTATGTGAGAAATTAGGCGCCGATGTGGATATGGTACGCCGGGGTATTGGTAGTGATGACCGTATTGGAAAAAGGTTCCTGTTCCCGGGCATTGGTTATGGTGGCAGCTGTTTTCCTAAAGATGTACAGGCATTGGTGAAATCTTCTGCGGATGCAGCCTATGATTTTAAGATCCTGAATGCAGTAATGGATGTGAATGAAAAACAGAAACTGTTCCTGCTGCCTAAAATAAAATCGTACTTTAAAGATGGATTAAAAGGCAAACACTTCGCCCTGTGGGGACTGGCCTTTAAACCTAATACAGATGATATCCGCGAAGCACCGGCGTTGTATATCATCGATGCTTTAGTTGCAGAAGGGGCTACCGTAAGTGTTTTTGATCCGGAAGCCATGGCGCCCGTTCGCCAGGTAGTAGGCGATAAAGTAACTTATGCAGAGCATCAGTATACCTGCCTGGATAATGCAGACGCGCTGATCATCGCTACAGAATGGAGCGTGTTCAGAACACCTGATTTCGATAAAATTGCCCATACGTTAAAGAACAAAGCTATTTTTGATGGCAGAAACCTCTTTGAAGTAGAACGTATGCAGGAACTAGGATTTCATTACGAAAGCGTAGGCCGTACTGCATCTAAATTATAA
- the rfbC gene encoding dTDP-4-dehydrorhamnose 3,5-epimerase: protein MPFTPTGIAGLLIYEPKVLTDARGYFFESYNAQTFQQEGLSFPFVQDNQARSTYGVLRGLHYQLEPYAQTKLIRVLEGSIIDVVVDIRKGSPTYGQSYEIELSAANKLQLLVPKGFAHGYAVISETAEVMYKCDAFYNKACEGGIIYNDPALQINWGIDLKDAIISEKDQTLPTLENAANNFTY from the coding sequence ATGCCTTTTACACCTACAGGAATTGCAGGATTATTGATTTATGAGCCAAAGGTCTTAACGGATGCCCGTGGATACTTTTTTGAAAGTTATAATGCACAAACTTTTCAACAGGAAGGATTAAGTTTTCCTTTTGTACAGGACAACCAGGCAAGGTCTACTTATGGCGTATTACGTGGGCTGCATTATCAGTTGGAGCCTTATGCGCAAACCAAACTGATCAGGGTACTCGAAGGCAGCATTATAGATGTAGTGGTAGATATCCGCAAAGGCTCTCCTACCTATGGCCAGTCTTATGAAATTGAGCTGAGTGCTGCCAATAAGTTGCAGTTGCTTGTGCCCAAAGGATTTGCACATGGCTATGCCGTGATCAGTGAAACCGCCGAAGTAATGTATAAATGTGATGCTTTTTATAATAAAGCCTGCGAAGGAGGTATCATTTATAATGATCCTGCCTTGCAGATCAACTGGGGTATTGACCTCAAAGATGCTATTATCTCTGAAAAAGATCAGACATTGCCTACTTTGGAAAATGCTGCAAATAATTTTACCTACTAA
- a CDS encoding thymidine kinase, whose protein sequence is MFIEPSLAGGRRGWIEVICGAMFSGKTEELIRRLKRARIANLKVEIFKPGVDTRYDEHNIVSHDENRIISTPLENSQQILLLAQEVDVVGIDEAQFFDAELPNVCDQLALRGIRVIIAGLDMDFQGKPFGQMPFLLAKADYITKLHAICVKCGNIANYSFRKSAAQDTVLLGERDVYEPRCRHCYYEEP, encoded by the coding sequence ATGTTTATTGAACCTTCTCTTGCAGGAGGACGGCGGGGCTGGATAGAGGTGATCTGTGGTGCTATGTTCTCTGGTAAAACAGAAGAACTGATCCGCAGACTAAAGCGTGCGAGGATTGCCAACCTGAAAGTGGAGATCTTCAAACCCGGGGTAGACACCCGGTATGATGAGCATAATATTGTTTCACATGACGAAAACAGGATTATATCCACCCCATTGGAAAACTCCCAGCAAATCTTGTTGCTGGCACAGGAGGTGGATGTAGTGGGGATTGATGAGGCCCAGTTTTTTGATGCAGAATTACCCAATGTATGCGATCAGCTGGCGTTAAGAGGGATAAGGGTCATTATAGCAGGGCTGGATATGGACTTCCAGGGCAAGCCCTTTGGGCAGATGCCCTTTTTGCTGGCTAAAGCCGACTATATCACAAAACTACATGCCATTTGCGTAAAATGCGGGAATATCGCCAATTACTCTTTCCGGAAATCAGCGGCACAAGATACCGTACTGCTGGGCGAAAGGGATGTGTATGAACCCAGGTGCAGGCACTGTTATTATGAAGAACCGTGA
- the accC gene encoding acetyl-CoA carboxylase biotin carboxylase subunit translates to MKKILVANRGEIALRVMRSAREMGIQTVAVYSEADRTMPFVQYADEAVCIGPAPSNQSYLLGDKIIATALQMGADAIHPGYGFLSENAGFARQVAAAGLTFIGPDANSIEVMGSKLAAKQAAQQFGVPMVPGTETPLRSVEEAREVVKKTGFPILIKASAGGGGKGMRIVNSESELDEQIGMAKREAMSAFGDDAVFIEKYVTAPRHIEIQILGDQHGNYVYLFERECSIQRRHQKLIEEAPSSVLTPNIREAMGKCALDVARACNYYGAGTVEFLVDEQLNFYFLEMNTRLQVEHPVTEMITGLDLVKEQIKIARGETLSFTQESLHINGHAIELRVCTEDPTNNFLPDTGKLETYIRPQGYGIRVDDGYEQGMDIPIYYDPMIAKLIAWGNNREEARERLLRAIAEYQVKGIHTTLAFGAWALQQPAFIEGKFDTNFIARYFTPQSLQEYREDATQLAAILATQIWQANAKATQNAQHNGAGTTASAPSKWQKRKTLR, encoded by the coding sequence ATGAAAAAAATCCTGGTTGCCAATCGTGGTGAAATAGCCTTACGGGTGATGCGTTCTGCCCGCGAAATGGGTATTCAAACAGTAGCTGTTTATTCTGAAGCCGACCGTACGATGCCTTTTGTACAATATGCCGATGAAGCCGTTTGTATAGGGCCTGCACCTTCTAATCAGTCTTATTTGCTGGGCGACAAGATCATCGCGACTGCCCTGCAAATGGGTGCTGATGCGATTCATCCGGGATATGGTTTTTTAAGTGAAAACGCCGGTTTTGCCCGGCAGGTAGCTGCGGCAGGACTTACCTTTATCGGCCCTGATGCCAATTCCATCGAAGTAATGGGTAGCAAGCTGGCCGCCAAACAGGCAGCCCAGCAATTTGGCGTACCGATGGTGCCCGGCACGGAAACGCCCTTACGCAGTGTGGAAGAGGCCCGGGAAGTGGTTAAAAAAACAGGCTTCCCTATTCTCATCAAAGCCTCTGCCGGTGGTGGTGGTAAAGGGATGCGGATCGTTAATTCCGAAAGTGAACTGGACGAACAGATAGGCATGGCTAAACGCGAAGCCATGAGCGCCTTTGGAGATGATGCCGTATTTATCGAAAAATATGTGACCGCCCCCCGCCATATTGAAATACAGATCCTGGGCGACCAGCACGGTAATTATGTATATCTTTTTGAACGGGAATGCTCTATTCAACGCCGTCACCAGAAGCTGATAGAAGAAGCGCCCTCCTCCGTGCTCACCCCCAATATCCGGGAAGCGATGGGCAAATGTGCACTGGATGTGGCACGGGCCTGCAACTACTACGGTGCTGGTACCGTTGAGTTCCTGGTAGATGAACAACTGAACTTCTATTTCCTCGAAATGAATACCCGCCTGCAGGTAGAACATCCCGTAACGGAAATGATCACCGGGCTGGATCTGGTGAAGGAACAGATCAAAATTGCCCGGGGCGAAACCCTTTCTTTTACACAGGAAAGCCTGCATATCAACGGGCATGCCATCGAACTGAGAGTCTGTACAGAAGATCCTACCAATAATTTCCTGCCCGATACCGGCAAACTGGAAACCTACATCCGCCCGCAAGGATATGGTATCCGGGTAGACGACGGCTACGAACAAGGTATGGATATTCCTATCTATTATGATCCGATGATCGCCAAACTGATTGCCTGGGGCAATAACCGGGAAGAAGCACGGGAAAGATTACTGCGGGCGATTGCAGAATACCAGGTGAAAGGCATCCATACCACCCTCGCCTTTGGCGCATGGGCTTTACAACAACCGGCTTTCATTGAAGGGAAATTTGACACTAACTTTATAGCCAGATACTTTACGCCCCAATCCTTACAGGAATACCGGGAAGACGCTACACAGCTGGCGGCTATTCTGGCCACTCAGATATGGCAGGCCAATGCAAAGGCTACACAAAATGCACAGCATAACGGCGCCGGTACCACTGCATCCGCTCCTTCTAAATGGCAAAAACGTAAAACGTTAAGATAA
- a CDS encoding DegT/DnrJ/EryC1/StrS family aminotransferase — protein sequence MVPIQMVDLKRQYAKIKPQVDAAILDVLESTAFINGGPVQSFAQELQQYLGVKHVIPCANGTDALQIALMALGLQPGDEIITPSFTFIATAEVIAMLQLKPVFVDVNPQTFCLDVAQVEKAITSRTKAIVPVHLYGHSTDMEPLMAIAAQHGIYVIEDNAQAIGGTYTYKDGTVKKNGAMGHIGCTSFFPSKNLGCYGDGGAIFTNDDALANQLKMVANHGQSARYYHDVVGCNSRLDTVQAAILRIKLPLLDEYIKARRAVADAYDAGFAGIPQITTPYRAPYSYHVFHQYTLQLNGIDRNALQQYLQEKQVPAMIYYPVPAHQQKMFANFGGAAFHLPNTDALTTKVISLPIHTEMDRDQLDHIIASVKSFIK from the coding sequence ATGGTGCCTATTCAAATGGTGGATTTAAAACGCCAGTATGCCAAGATAAAACCGCAGGTAGACGCTGCTATTCTGGATGTGCTTGAGAGTACTGCTTTTATCAATGGCGGCCCGGTGCAGTCATTTGCACAAGAGCTGCAACAATATCTGGGTGTGAAGCATGTAATTCCATGTGCCAATGGTACCGATGCCCTGCAAATAGCGCTGATGGCATTAGGCCTGCAACCCGGAGATGAAATCATTACCCCTTCCTTTACTTTTATAGCTACTGCCGAAGTAATTGCCATGCTGCAATTAAAACCGGTATTTGTGGATGTAAACCCGCAAACGTTTTGTCTGGATGTGGCACAGGTAGAAAAAGCGATCACCTCCAGGACCAAAGCTATCGTACCCGTACATCTGTACGGCCACAGCACTGATATGGAACCCCTGATGGCTATCGCAGCGCAGCACGGTATCTATGTGATAGAAGATAATGCACAGGCAATAGGAGGCACTTACACCTATAAAGACGGCACGGTGAAAAAAAACGGGGCCATGGGGCATATTGGCTGTACCTCCTTTTTCCCGTCCAAAAACCTGGGATGCTATGGTGATGGTGGGGCTATCTTCACCAATGATGATGCGCTGGCCAATCAGCTCAAAATGGTAGCTAATCATGGCCAGTCGGCCCGTTACTACCATGATGTGGTAGGTTGTAACTCCCGGCTGGATACGGTGCAGGCAGCGATATTACGTATCAAGCTTCCGCTGCTGGATGAATATATCAAGGCCCGCCGTGCGGTAGCAGATGCCTATGATGCCGGATTTGCCGGTATCCCGCAGATCACCACGCCGTACCGTGCTCCTTACAGTTATCATGTATTTCACCAATATACCCTGCAATTAAATGGTATTGACAGAAATGCCTTGCAACAATACCTGCAGGAAAAACAGGTGCCCGCCATGATCTATTATCCTGTGCCGGCGCACCAGCAAAAAATGTTTGCCAACTTTGGAGGGGCCGCATTCCATTTACCGAATACGGATGCACTCACGACTAAAGTCATCTCTTTACCAATACACACTGAAATGGATCGTGATCAGCTGGATCACATTATTGCTTCTGTTAAATCTTTTATAAAATAA
- a CDS encoding UDP-glucuronic acid decarboxylase family protein has translation MEKKRVLIAGAAGFLGSHLCDRFIKEGYHVIGMDNLLTGNIKNIEHLFPSPDFEYYHHDVTKFVHVPGKLDYILHFASPASPIDYLKMPIQTLKVGSLGTHNLLGLAKEKNARILVASTSEVYGDPNVHPQPEEYWGNVNPVGPRGVYDEAKRFMESITMAYHNFHGVETRIIRIFNTYGPRMRLDDGRALPAFMGQALTGQDLTVFGDGSQTRSFCYVDDLVEGIYRLLLSDYHLPVNIGNPAEITLLQFAEEIIALTGTKQKIIYQPLPKDDPKQRKPDITKAKQLLGWEPKVGRAEGLKITYEYFKQALHK, from the coding sequence ATGGAAAAGAAACGCGTTTTAATAGCTGGTGCAGCCGGGTTCCTGGGATCCCACCTTTGCGACCGCTTTATAAAAGAAGGTTATCATGTAATTGGTATGGATAACCTGCTTACCGGCAATATCAAGAATATAGAACACCTGTTCCCGTCGCCCGACTTTGAATACTATCATCATGATGTAACCAAGTTTGTGCACGTACCAGGCAAACTGGATTATATCCTGCACTTTGCCTCTCCTGCAAGTCCGATCGACTACCTGAAGATGCCTATTCAAACCTTAAAAGTAGGCTCACTGGGTACACACAATCTGCTGGGACTGGCCAAAGAAAAGAATGCACGCATCCTGGTAGCTTCTACCTCTGAAGTATATGGTGATCCTAACGTACATCCGCAACCGGAAGAATATTGGGGTAATGTGAACCCTGTAGGGCCACGTGGCGTGTATGATGAAGCCAAACGCTTTATGGAATCCATAACGATGGCTTACCACAATTTCCATGGAGTAGAAACCCGTATCATCCGCATATTCAACACCTATGGTCCACGTATGCGCCTGGATGATGGCCGTGCACTGCCTGCGTTTATGGGTCAGGCATTAACCGGTCAGGATCTCACCGTTTTTGGTGACGGCTCTCAAACCCGGTCCTTTTGCTATGTAGATGACCTGGTAGAAGGTATCTACCGTCTGTTACTCAGCGATTACCACCTGCCTGTAAATATTGGTAACCCGGCAGAAATTACCCTCCTGCAGTTTGCAGAAGAGATCATTGCACTGACCGGTACCAAACAAAAAATTATTTACCAGCCTTTGCCTAAGGACGATCCGAAACAAAGGAAGCCAGATATTACCAAGGCTAAACAGCTATTAGGCTGGGAGCCAAAAGTAGGCAGGGCCGAAGGTTTGAAGATCACTTATGAATATTTCAAACAGGCTTTACATAAATAA